The window GCATACAATTATTGTTTCTTGATTAATCTTAAATATACTGATAAATTTGTTGTTTTATAGTTATTGATTTTCTTATATATCCTTGGTGCAAATAGGTTCTCAATGGGCTCAATACAACGTCTACAACTATGTATTTGAGAAGAGTGTCAAGTTACTTCCTGGCAAGAACATTATTTCGTTGTTGAGTGCTACTGTTGGATTTCCGGTTAGTATTATTGGATTGttaaaattaattacttaattgtgattaattatttcatttaatttaaaacttTGAATCATGATTTGAATGATAACCAGAATTACGGAGGTGGATTTGAAGAGATCAAAACTGGAATTTCTGGTCCAGTTGTACTGGTGGGACAAAATGGTGATGAGATTGTGATCAAGGATCTATCAGCACACAAATGGTCATACAAGGTTGGACTTCATGGTTTGAAAAACAAGCTTTTTAGCACCGATTCTCGTTACGCTACTAAGTGGTCAACGGAAAACTTACCCGTTAACCGGATGCTGACATGGTACAAGGTAATAAAACccactatatatatacacatatatttaACTCTATATATCACTAATTAATAAACTGACAAAGTTAATaacaattgtttttgtttgattttgtttaggCAACTTTCAAAGCTCCTCTTGGAACTGATCCAGTTGTGGTGGACTTACAAGGTTTGGGAAAGGGTCACGCTTGGATCAATGGCCATAGTATTGGCCGGTATTGGCCGAGTTATTTGTCATATGATACTGATTGTAGTCTCGATGCTTGTGACTACCGTGGTTCATATGATAACAACAAGTGTTCCTTCAATTGTGGCAATCCTACCCAAAGATGGTAAGAACTTTATAGTTTACGCATTCATGTTTATTTACTTGGCAGTTTAATAACGATCACAGTTTTAATCGCTTTTTTAATTGTATTGAAGGTACCACGTTCCTCGATCATTTATGGAAGATGGAGAAAATACAATTGTGTTGTTTGAGGAGTTTGGTGGCAATCCATCTCTTGTGAATTTCCAAACCATCCAAGTTGGAACTGTCTGCGCCCATGCGTACGAGAAGCACACAGTGGAATTGGCATGCGAAGGTCGTCCCATTTCTGCAATCAAGTTCGCTAGTTTTGGTAATCCCCGAGGAACCTGTGGATCATTTGAGAAAGGCAGCTGTGATTCTGGAAGTGCATTGTCGATCCTTAAAAAGGcaagtctttttttttctgaacaCTTTAATTTTCAATGAACTTGAaaggagattatattcacacatcaCAAATTACTCATtccacacccttttaattttttaatatttttctatcaagtcttagtggtgtgtagaaaatattaaaaaattaaaagggtgtgggagaagtaatttgatgtgtgtgaatataatctctctttTATGAACCCTAATTTTCTATGTATATTATATCTAAGtaattcttatttcttttccCTAATGATTTTGTAGGAATGCGTGGGCAAAGAGAAGTGCTTGATCAATGTTTCTCAGAGCAAATTTGGCTTGACAAACTGCGGTGATGCCGTGAAGAGGCTGGCTGTGGAAGGTGTTTGCTAACAAAGTTTAgatttttcttaataattttgTGTTATGTGATCAGTTTAGTACTAGCTAGCTTGATGATCTAAGTAGCAAGGGTTAGATTAGGGCCATTAGCTAGggtttctatcttttttttttggtcaattagCTAGGGTTTCTATCAGTGTAGTCGGTGTTCAAAGGCACTGCCTCTTTATTTtgcaaatataaaaattttatttcttttaatttatattcttcattttcttctgtctcaattatatatacattttAGTAATTTAAATCTCAAAGCATGATAAACTCTGTTGTACGTGCCTATATATTGTTGAAGGATGAcattttttaagtttcaataaTAATCAATTTAAGTTATTTAACAATTGATTTCCAGTCCTTTAACAAAACTTGttaattttctctctctttatttgAAAGAGACGATAGAAATTGCATTGATAGAGAGAAAAGCATTACAAAGCAAAGCCGGGGCAAAGAAAACCCAGCTACAAGCTAATACGGAGCAAATACGGGTCAATTTGTGGTTCGTTTAGTTTTTTGAGATGGGTCTTGATTTCAGTTTCAACTCAAATCTCCAATAAAGACTGTCACGAATGAGAACTGTGGTTCGATACCTGCGTTACCTACCAAACCTACATATCTAAGTTCAAACACATTCTAAATCTAGAACCTTTTCAATAACAAGTACAATTGTACTGCACGTTACAAGTGAATTAGTAACGTCTAACATCATTTTAACAAGTCACATATCATATTACAATCGTAGAATTATATACGTGATTTCATAATACAGTTTTGTCGGATAGTTGAATTCGGATAGAAGCATGCACGTCAATTGGTAGGTTACCCCTTCACTATCACTACTGCTGGAtcctttggatttggattgagATATTATATAAGATGCATGACTTGTTTAAAACGTGGGTGCATTTCCTATTTCGAAATTTTATTCTGGAAATTAGAGTGTGTTATACAATGGGATAATGCCCTTTTTCAATGGTGGCTCATTCTtctttaaacattaaaaaataaaattataagtaGTGGACCGACTTGAAGAAcgtatttttccttttatatattatgttaaGAGTTTAAATtctcattcttttttatttagtttaatGTAGTAACAccgtttttaatgaaaataaaaatttaatagcATAAGTAAGCTGAACTAATTGGCTAACAACGCGGTCACTTTTTTACACACGAGTTTCTTTATCAGGAGCCTGAAAGAGTTTAGTATTGCTTTGTAGCATTATATATGAATAAAATGCATAATTTTCACTCAATTAACTCAATGAAGAAATACAATAGTCACAAAAATCTATACCATTTATGGGAAATTTCTTTGCACTTATAACATGAAGAATGAATTCAATCAAGGGGATGGCCGCACAAAAATCGGTTCACCCATAATCCGGGTTTTTAATAAAGCTCCAGAAACAAAAACTGTCCGGGGCTCCGACCCGTTGAAAAAATTGAatcgttttcttttttaattgacTTTAATTTGTTGcccttaaagaaaaaaaataatggtaATTTGCACTCTGTACGTCTCTAGAAATTCCAGAGAAAAGACTCCTCTGCCGGACTGAAAAACTGACCGTCCAGGTTCTCTTCCGCGTAGTAATCAACGTCCGGCGTTGGCACCGCCTCAGCTGGACTGAAAAATTGATAGTTCATTTCATCAAAACCCGGAAACAACCCGTACTCCGTAGCGTAATTACCCGACCCGAATGTGCTAAAAGGGTCCGAAAACGAATCGTTTGGAGTCACTAGAAATTCGCTGTCCACGAAGACGGTCCCACTCCCCTCCGACACCGACGGAGACGGGGACTCCGCCTGCAACTCCGACATCGACTGGTGGCTCCTCGGAAGCTCCGAATTCGCGAACCTTGCCGCCTCGGTCTGGATCTCGGCCGGGCTCAGGGACCTTCCCCCCGAAATCTCAGGCGGGCTGTCGGGGAAATTAAACTTGGCGGTGCGACCGCGCAAGCAGAAGAGGGCCGCGTCGAAGGCACGCGCCGCCTTTTCGGGCGCGTCGTAGGATCCCAACCAGATTCTCTCCCGGCTGTTGGGGAGGCGGATTTCCGACACCCATTTGCCCCACTTGCGCTTGCGGACGCCCTTGTACTTGATGTCGTTTCGCTCGGAGGGCTTCCCGATCGTCTGCTTCACCATGGACCACGAGGACGACGTATTAAAGATTTAGGAGGAGTGGATTGACTTGTAGTGGGAAGTGCTTTTGCGACAAGTGATTGTTCGTTCTTGAGGGTTGATTTTGTTGTAGTTGGGGTTTAAGGAATTTGTTAAGGAATTTGCGGCTGGTCAGTATATATATGTGGGGGAGTGGGGGGAGTGGGAAGAGAGTTGACTGTTTTAGCGCGTCCGGATCGCTTTGAAGGACAACTGGCGGCTTCAGAGAGTGGTGGTACGAATTTTTACGCGGGGGTAGAGAGATGGGTTTGGATGCACGTGTGTTAGAGAGATGGGTTTGGATGCACGTGTGTTATTTGTTCCTCGTGCACTTCCATTTCCAAtttcccaccccccccccccccccaaacaccccctcctctcttctttttttcccttgggaaaataatacaaaatcaGGAAAAAGAAAGGTTGGTTACCAAATTAGGCAAATGCCTTACTTGGCAAAATTcccatttattattattattggtgAATATCAATTATTGTCATTGTATCTTCCTATTCACACTCgtttatttaacaaaatttaatcaGATCAATTAATCCTActaatttatataatttttttttatttttacatgttTGACTATTGATTTCAAGAGAAAACTTACACTTTTTAAATCTTTTATGCGTAAGTAAAAACATGGAAGGGTAAAAGAATGAAATATTTCTCTTcccatattttcatattttagtAGACGCACATAACTCAAGaatcaaaataattcaaattccTCTTATTTGTAAGTAAGCACTCCTTAGTGCCTACAATTGAATTTGATTGTTGTCGACGGACTAATTAGATTGAATTGCAATAGTTTTCATAACATGCGATCTTTGACCGAACATAGGTCCCAAGTTAAGAGTAACGCGAGCTGAGCACCAAGGTCTTGAGTTTGTGCCCCAAGTCTTGAGTTGGAGCTTAGTAATTGAGATTCATTATCATATGTTTTCTAAGGATTcataatttgatgaaatttaatACTACAATTTATTAGTATTTaccttcacttgtaagtgagtgTTGTTAGATTCGACTCTCGTTAATGATGAGTTATCTAGGTAACCCACAAGATTgcaaaatgattgaattatagTTCATTTTTAGTACCAAACATAGATTACATTGAATTAATCTCATCACATGTATGATTTATACTATACTTATTTTACCCGTCAAGATCTAGGTTTGAGTTGTAAATTCAGAGTTCAAAAGTGGTACTGGTTCCACAATCCTAAACTTTGAACTTGAGATTCTAAACTCCTTGTTTATATTTCAAATATgagttttttgagttttttctcATCATTTCTATGttcgagatcccaagtctgaaaGGTTTCCCAAATAATGAGTCAAAAGGTTGAATATCTACAATTTTAGAATTGAACTCCGAGGATGAATTCATTTGCGTGGATGAAATGGACGTGCCAAACCAATTCATTTCATACTACATTCCTTCAAACCAAACTTTATGTTTTGGTCAATGGACTtcataacaaattcaaaaaagaCATCCGTACAAAGATTTTTGCATATGCACGAGCATATACAGACATCTCATAAAATAGTAGAAGATATAAACAGAACATAACTTATGCATACAACGCGTGAGTAACGATTCTTGTCTACACTCAAACACATGTATTATCTAAGCAccttttgtcaaaattaatcATAAGCTTTCATATAACAGTGAGAGAGAACAAAAAATACTATAAATTGGGTTAGGAAAGGGATTCGAAGATTCTGATGTGATTATTATATGAAAAGGGAAGGCAATATACTATTAATTAAAAGGGTAAGTTCCTATAGTTTAGAAAGAATAAAGAACAAAGGAACTAGGTTTTCAGcagtgcatatatatatgtgtgtgtgtgtgtgtcaacATGCCTCTATTATTAAAATAAGAAGAAGCACGCACATGTTTCTCACTTTGATATGGTGACTCAAGATTTAAACAAGCAATGAAGCCCAAAATCGTCATCTAAATATGTACACTCAATTTGAacctaataataaaaaattagtcCACGCACTCACTATCAAATTACTAGGAATTATTCAAACTCAATCGTCAACCCATTACAATCACTCAGATGTAGACACAAATCTTTAAAGAACTAACGATTATTTATAAAAGTGCAGTCAGACTTATTGATTATATAGCCTATTTGAGATGTTTTTAGGaatgaattaataaaaaaaataaaaataaaaataaaaaaactttcttGACCATCAAATACAATTATTGCGATATTTTATGTCATAGAAGCACTTAAAAAAAAGCACAAGCCAAATACTTTTTTAGAAAggatttcaagttttttttttatgctgcTTATTATAAAACACACGTTTAATGAAAGTACTTATAAGCTGAAGTGTTTCATACAAAATAACAATTTCACATTGAAAAAGTCAAAGTATCAAGTTCAATGTATAATATTGCCAATATCAACTGCTTATCAACAACATATTTAGATTAAATTGAATTAGAATTATCCGCTATGTCAACACGCttcattgttttgtttataatatatataattgagtGCCCAAATGCGTCATCACAAACCTAAGCATATGGAACATCATATTAAAATCAAGATTCAAAAAAGATTCTTTAGACCAAATATATACATTTAACAACTAGAATTAGAGTAACAAATTCAACTACGCGTCACCGCTGGACAAACCTGAACTTATATATAACCCACATCCGTGCTGATGCAAGCACCGCTTACGCCATGCAATATGGGgctctgccctcccacttcacGTGTCTTCCTGTTTTGtgtagtcacggttaagccacgttaacattttatattgtttttttatatagataataagacaaaaataaatagtaatataaaatgttgacgtgacttaaccgttaTCACACAAACAGGAGAGCACGGAAAGTGAAagggcagagaatctgcctcccTTTGGAATTGCGTCATATAGGGCTAAAACCTCAGCTGATCCGAAGATTCCCAGGTCCAAAACCTCAGCTGGTCCGAAGATTCCCAGGTACAAAACCTCAGCTGACCCGAAGATTCCCAACCCCATCCATGATGCATGTCTCTTCACTGTGCTTTGTCTCCTTCTAATCTCTCCACTTACGGGTCTtaatttgttcatatttttcTCTTCCATCATCAACGTAAAcgttgatttttttgttttttttgttcaaacgtACATGCTGATTTAAttggcttcttttttttttttttcctttgctttcCAACAAGGGTAGTCCAATTGTCTCTTCATTGTGCTTTGTCTCCTTCTAGTCTCTCCACTTACAGGTCTtaatttgttcatatttttcTCTTCCATCATCAACGTAaacgttgatttttttttttcttccaacaaGGGTAGTCCAATTAGCCAGTTTTAGAAGAATTTAATTTCATTACAAGGTAATATCTCAATTCAATCACGCGCGCATTGTTAtccaagaaaattaaaacattgTAGTATGCATGTAGTTGACTTTGAACCCCTTATATCTTCCCCAACACAGTTAGTTTCTCGTATAGGTAACTATTTGTTTTTTtcgtttttcatttcttctgctTGGGATGTGATGAAAGTAta of the Pyrus communis chromosome 1, drPyrComm1.1, whole genome shotgun sequence genome contains:
- the LOC137718081 gene encoding ethylene-responsive transcription factor ERF017-like: MVKQTIGKPSERNDIKYKGVRKRKWGKWVSEIRLPNSRERIWLGSYDAPEKAARAFDAALFCLRGRTAKFNFPDSPPEISGGRSLSPAEIQTEAARFANSELPRSHQSMSELQAESPSPSVSEGSGTVFVDSEFLVTPNDSFSDPFSTFGSGNYATEYGLFPGFDEMNYQFFSPAEAVPTPDVDYYAEENLDGQFFSPAEESFLWNF